A window from Theobroma cacao cultivar B97-61/B2 chromosome 3, Criollo_cocoa_genome_V2, whole genome shotgun sequence encodes these proteins:
- the LOC18605810 gene encoding dof zinc finger protein DOF4.6 isoform X2: MDTAQWPQGIGVVKPMEASRPMVERRARPQNDQALNCPRCNSTNTKFCYYNNYSLSQPRYFCKTCRRYWTEGGSLRNVPVGGGSRKNKRSSSSSSSSSSPSIASSNKVGDLTPPGPASQNPKIHEGQDLNLAYPPPTEDYNSFSKFVEVPYGTGSKSNHHNSSSSPTSTHLNATELLKTGRGLSSFMSMPVSDSNTVYSSGFPMQDLKATLNFSLDGFETSYGSLQGVQESGARLLFPMEELKQVPSTNELEQSGRQGESTGYWSGMLGGGGHW; this comes from the exons ATGGATACCGCTCAGTGGCCACAG GGAATTGGGGTCGTTAAGCccatggaagcttcaagacCTATGGTGGAGAGACGAGCCAGGCCTCAAAACGATCAAGCTTTGAACTGTCCCAGGTGTAATTCAACTAACACCAAGTTTTGTTACTATAATAACTACAGTCTTTCTCAGCCAAGATACTTCTGCAAGACTTGTAGAAGGTATTGGACAGAAGGTGGTTCCCTCAGGAATGTTCCTGTTGGAGGAGGTtcaagaaagaacaagagatcttcttcatcttcatcatcatcatcatcaccatcaaTAGCTTCATCAAATAAGGTTGGTGATCTGACCCCACCTGGTCCTGCTTCTCAAAACCCTAAGATCCATGAAGGTCAAGACCTTAACCTAGCTTATCCACCACCAACTGAAGATTACAATAGCTTTTCAAAATTCGTAGAGGTTCCGTATGGCACTGGTAGCAAAAGCAACCATCATAACTCTAGCTCCTCCCCAACTTCGACTCATCTCAATGCCACGGAGCTGCTGAAGACTGGACGAGGATTGAGTTCGTTCATGTCGATGCCGGTTTCTGATTCCAATACCGTGTACTCAAGTGGATTTCCAATGCAAGACTTAAAAGCGACTCTCAATTTTTCTCTCGATGGATTTGAAACTAGCTATGGGAGTCTTCAAGGGGTACAAGAAAGTGGTGCAAGGCTTTTGTTTCCTATGGAGGAATTGAAGCAGGTTCCAAGCACTAACGAATTGGAGCAAAGTGGAAGGCAAGGAGAATCTACTGGATATTGGAGTGGAATGCTGGGCGGAGGAGGACATTGGTGA
- the LOC18605810 gene encoding dof zinc finger protein DOF4.6 isoform X1, producing the protein MYHDFADFHVLEGIGVVKPMEASRPMVERRARPQNDQALNCPRCNSTNTKFCYYNNYSLSQPRYFCKTCRRYWTEGGSLRNVPVGGGSRKNKRSSSSSSSSSSPSIASSNKVGDLTPPGPASQNPKIHEGQDLNLAYPPPTEDYNSFSKFVEVPYGTGSKSNHHNSSSSPTSTHLNATELLKTGRGLSSFMSMPVSDSNTVYSSGFPMQDLKATLNFSLDGFETSYGSLQGVQESGARLLFPMEELKQVPSTNELEQSGRQGESTGYWSGMLGGGGHW; encoded by the exons ATGTATCATGACTTCGCGGATTTTCATGTGCTCGAG GGAATTGGGGTCGTTAAGCccatggaagcttcaagacCTATGGTGGAGAGACGAGCCAGGCCTCAAAACGATCAAGCTTTGAACTGTCCCAGGTGTAATTCAACTAACACCAAGTTTTGTTACTATAATAACTACAGTCTTTCTCAGCCAAGATACTTCTGCAAGACTTGTAGAAGGTATTGGACAGAAGGTGGTTCCCTCAGGAATGTTCCTGTTGGAGGAGGTtcaagaaagaacaagagatcttcttcatcttcatcatcatcatcatcaccatcaaTAGCTTCATCAAATAAGGTTGGTGATCTGACCCCACCTGGTCCTGCTTCTCAAAACCCTAAGATCCATGAAGGTCAAGACCTTAACCTAGCTTATCCACCACCAACTGAAGATTACAATAGCTTTTCAAAATTCGTAGAGGTTCCGTATGGCACTGGTAGCAAAAGCAACCATCATAACTCTAGCTCCTCCCCAACTTCGACTCATCTCAATGCCACGGAGCTGCTGAAGACTGGACGAGGATTGAGTTCGTTCATGTCGATGCCGGTTTCTGATTCCAATACCGTGTACTCAAGTGGATTTCCAATGCAAGACTTAAAAGCGACTCTCAATTTTTCTCTCGATGGATTTGAAACTAGCTATGGGAGTCTTCAAGGGGTACAAGAAAGTGGTGCAAGGCTTTTGTTTCCTATGGAGGAATTGAAGCAGGTTCCAAGCACTAACGAATTGGAGCAAAGTGGAAGGCAAGGAGAATCTACTGGATATTGGAGTGGAATGCTGGGCGGAGGAGGACATTGGTGA